From a region of the Triticum aestivum cultivar Chinese Spring chromosome 7D, IWGSC CS RefSeq v2.1, whole genome shotgun sequence genome:
- the LOC123169859 gene encoding protein JINGUBANG yields MSLNSEEGLMCEAISHSSQSSAPSPLPLSPCHYQCVSTLRGHSSYVSGLAVDGNSLYVASSDGHIRLWPLDMGGTAVQQEGSVVAVTNSSIKCLMATSDGLVTAHQDGKIRVWQHAGRRKGGSSHLALHGVLPTTADCLRTFLFPKNYVDVRRHTSRTWVHHVDAVTALALSPDGGYMYSVSWDRSLKVWRLPSLRCVESIAPAHNDAINAVAVSSDGSVYTGSADRTIKAWRRPPGQKRLVLVGTMERHRSAVNALAMGVGGLVLYSGSCDRSVVVWEGFDAGGVAATRTLRGHAEAVLCLAAAGDVACSGSADRTVMVWRRGAEGEYSCSAVLGGHGAAVKSLALVLTGGDHGSEREESPRGGCSALICSGSLDCDVKIWRVT; encoded by the coding sequence ATGAGTCTGAACTCTGAAGAAGGTCTGATGTGCGAAGCTATATCACACTCGTCGCAGTCGAGTGCCCCTTCACCCCTTCCCCTGAGCCCATGCCATTACCAGTGCGTCTCCACACTCAGGGGCCACTCCTCCTACGTCTCTGGCCTCGCCGTCGACGGCAACTCGCTCTACGTCGCCTCGTCGGACGGACACATCAGGCTGTGGCCACTGGACATGGGCGGCACGGCCGTGCAACAGGAGGGTTCTGTTGTTGCCGTCACCAACAGCTCCATAAAGTGCCTCATGGCCACCAGCGATGGTCTCGTCACCGCCCACCAGGACGGCAAGATCAGGGTGTGGCAGCACGCCGGCCGGCGGAAAGGCGGGAGCAGCCACCTCGCCCTGCACGGCGTGCTGCCGACCACCGCAGACTGCCTGCGCACGTTCCTGTTCCCCAAGAACTACGTCGACGTCCGGCGGCACACGAGCCGCACCTGGGTGCACCACGTGGACGCGGTCACCGCGCTCGCGCTGTCCCCGGACGGCGGGTACATGTACTCCGTGTCCTGGGACCGGAGCCTCAAGGTGTGGCGCCTGCCGAGCCTCCGCTGCGTGGAGTCCATCGCCCCGGCCCACAACGACGCCATCAACGCCGTCGCCGTGTCGTCGGACGGGAGCGTCTACACCGGGTCGGCCGACCGGACGATCAAGGCATGGAGGCGCCCCCCGGGGCAGAAGAGGCTCGTGCTGGTCGGCACCATGGAGCGGCACAGGTCGGCGGTGAACGCGCTGGCGATGGGCGTCGGCGGGCTGGTCCTCTACTCCGGCTCGTGCGACCGGTCCGTCGTCGTGTGGGAGGGCTTCGACGCCGGAGGCGTGGCGGCCACCAGGACTCTCAGGGGGCACGCTGAGGCGGTGCTGTGCCTGGCCGCCGCCGGCGACGTGGCGTGCAGCGGGTCCGCGGACAGGACGGTGATGGTGTGGCGGCGGGGAGCGGAGGGCGAGTACTCCTGCTCGGCCGTCCTgggcggccatggcgcggccgTGAAGAGCCTGGCATTGGTGTTGACGGGAGGCGACCACGGCAGCGAGCGCGAGGAGAGCCCGCGCGGTGGCTGCTCCGCGCTGATTTGCAGCGGTTCGTTGGACTGCGATGTGAAGATTTGGAGGGTGACTTGA
- the LOC123165195 gene encoding protein CREG1, with protein sequence MRSPACLRLGLAAALPLLLLLALRLPAPAVAGRPLVARDRKPAPSEAAATARWLAAQNTWGVLSTISSDLSGAPFGNVVSYSDGVPGESHGIPYFYLTTLDPTARDALEDERTSFTLSEFPLGTCGKVDPENPTCAKLTLTGKLKVVDHKSPEADLAKTALFSKHPEMEGWPKNHHFEIFKLEIENIFLIDWFGGPKPISPSQYLDYGRDQGSVMSL encoded by the exons ATGCGTTCCCCTGCCTGcctccgcctcggcctcgccgccgccctccccctcctcctcctgctcgcGCTCCGGCTGCCggcccccgccgtcgccggccgCCCCCTCGTCGCCCGCGACCGCAAGCCCGCCCCGTCCGAGGCCGCGGCCACCGCCAGGTGGCTCGCCGCGCAGAACACCTGGGGCGTCCTcag CACGATATCAAGTGATCTAAGTGGCGCTCCGTTTGG CAATGTAGTTTCATATAGTGATGGAGTACCAGGTGAGAGCCATGGAATTCCCTACTTTTATCTGACTACTCTGGATCCCACTGCAAGAGATGCGTTGGAGGATGAAAGGACGTCCTTTACCCTTAGTGAGTTCCCTCTTGGCACTTGTGGGAAGGTTGATCCTGAAAACCCAACATGTGCAAAACTTACTCTTACTGGAAAG TTGAAGGTGGTTGACCATAAGTCACCTGAagcggatttggccaaaactgcaCTTTTCAGCAAACACCCTGAAATGGAGG GTTGGCCAAAGAACCATCACTTTGAGATCTTTAAACTGGAAATCGAAAACATATTTTTGATCGACTGGTTTGGGGGTCCTAAACCTATATCCCCTTCACAGTATCTTGATTATGGAAG GGACCAGGGCTCAGTGATGTCCTTGTAA
- the LOC123165193 gene encoding U-box domain-containing protein 39: protein MGTARLRWRPFTASSPASSASSSPSSSFTTTVDPPAEFLCPISGTLMADPVIVPPGQTIERACIQACAALAFYPPAVAGLPSSPLVLIPNVALRSAILNWCERLGLPHPSPLSLDTAGDIVRRLMPPRQEQRSQVNYGPPPQPQPSSVRTRNRYSVDYTAGDDFVQEPKPLEEEIMAVLGADGASPAEQKATMASLRQATRESKEMRTQLCTPRLLAALRPMLLSADAGIQVNAAAAMVNLSLEAENKVRIVRSGAVSPLVDVLRVGHPEARDHAAGAIYSLAVEDENRAAIGVLGAIPPLLELFSSGGAGHRARREAGMALYHVSLAGMNRSKIARTPGVVRTLLATAEARDRGNDSDADAAALRKLAVMILANLAGCPEGRAALMDGGAVAAIVGLMRSGSAAPGSAEEEYCISALYGMSRGSLRFRGLARAAGVEAALMPVAGSDGGVGRDMARRTLRAMRGEDDEVALTASGILGREWDDASVVSEGMVSLRRPPHHRSNYAGPSGSNTTQF, encoded by the coding sequence ATGGGCACCGCCCGGCTGCGGTGGAGGCCATTCACGGCCTCCTCACCGGCGTCCTCCGCGTCTTCGTCGCCGTCCTCATCGTTCACAACCACGGTGGACCCGCCAGCAGAGTTCCTCTGCCCCATCTCCGGCACGCTCATGGCGGACCCCGTCATCGTGCCGCCCGGCCAGACCATCGAGCGCGCTTGCATCCAGGCCTGCGCCGCGCTCGCCTTCTAcccgcccgccgtcgccggcctCCCGTCGTCCCCCCTCGTGCTCATCCCCAACGTCGCGCTCCGCTCCGCCATCCTCAACTGGTGCGAGCGCCTCGGGCTGCCCCAcccttcccctctctccctcgacACCGCCGGCGACATCGTCCGCCGCCTCATGCCGCCGCGCCAGGAGCAGAGGTCGCAGGTGAACTACGGGCCGCCCCCACAGCCACAGCCCTCGTCCGTCCGGACAAGAAACCGCTACAGCGTCGACTACACCGCGGGCGACGACTTCGTGCAGGAGCCGAAGCCGCTGGAGGAGGAGATCATGGCCGTGCTCGGCGCGGACGGCGCCAGCCCCGCGGAGCAGAAGGCGACGATGGCCTCTCTGCGGCAGGCGACGCGGGAGAGCAAAGAGATGCGGACGCAGCTCTGCACGCCGCGGCTGCTCGCCGCGCTCCGGCCGATGCTGCTGTCCGCTGACGCCGGCATCCAGGTCAACGCGGCCGCGGCCATGGTGAACCTCTCGCTCGAGGCGGAGAACAAGGTACGCATCGTGCGGTCCGGAGCGGTCTCGCCGCTCGTCGACGTGCTCCGGGTCGGCCACCCGGAGGCGCGCGACCACGCCGCCGGCGCGATCTACAGCCTCGCCGTGGAGGACGAGAACCGCGCGGCCATCGGCGTGCTGGGCGCGAtcccgccgctgctggagctgttcTCGAGCGGCGGGGCCGGCCACCGCGCGCGCCGCGAGGCCGGCATGGCGCTGTACCACGTCTCCCTCGCCGGGATGAACCGGTCCAAGATCGCGCGCACGCCGGGGGTGGTGCGGACGCTGCTCGCCACGGCGGAGGCACGGGACCGCGGGAACGACTCCGACGCCGACGCAGCCGCGCTGCGGAAGCTCGCCGTGATGATCCTGGCGAACCTGGCCGGATGCCCGGAAGGGAGGGCGGCCCTGATGGACGGCGGCGCGGTGGCCGCGATCGTGGGGCTCATGCGCAGCGGCTCGGCCGCGCCGGGCAGCGCGGAGGAGGAGTACTGCATATCGGCATTGTACGGGATGAGCCGGGGCAGCCTGAGGTTCCGCGGGCTCGCGCGCGCGGCCGGCGTGGAGGCGGCGCTGATGCCGGTGGCCGGGAGCGACGGCGGGGTCGGGCGGGACATGGCGCGGCGCACGCTCCGGGCGATGCGCGGGGAGGACGACGAGGTGGCGCTGACGGCCTCCGGCATACTCGGGAGGGAGTGGGACGACGCGAGCGTGGTGTCGGAGGGGATGGTGTCGCTCCGGCGGCCGCCGCACCACCGGAGCAACTACGCCGGGCCGTCCGGGTCAAACACGACCCAGTTCTGA